A stretch of Flavobacterium sp. N2270 DNA encodes these proteins:
- a CDS encoding VPS10 domain-containing protein, whose amino-acid sequence MKKILLVIVVFFMSLLGFSQNQWQNKMSDRNENFYSIERDFEIYKSINIGESKVIPKGLGIKQFERWRYYWKNRVDVNGNFPVDGNTLNEIENYKSRQLNARYASGTGNWTILGPTPVPSNGTGQLNGSGRLNCIAFHPTDPNVIYVGAPAGGFWKSSDNGVTWTEYSNGLVRLGVSSIVVNPSNPDIIYIGTGDRDAGDAPGYGVWRSTDGGVTWISHNSGMGNRTVNEIVMDPLDSNKMYAACSNGYIYKTTDGGSNWTNSSFLGDNPKDIALHPTNSNIIYVGTYNGGEFHRSTDGGVNFTQITSGLGTTGNRLALAVSPNQPNWVYALVGGSSGLIGIYRSEDSGLNFATRTTTPNVLGYDTTGGTGSQSFYDLVIAADPTNADIIYTGGVNIWKSINGGSTMSCVSYWVGTSGSIDGVHADQHALEFSPYTNAVYSGNDGGLYVTSDGAVNWDDLSSGLAIAQLYKIGVSQTVADLVINGHQDNGTSISRGTNFITEIGGDGMECIIDPTDDNYMYGALYYGDIRRSTNGGTSFGGMSYPITEQGGWVTPYKLDPNNANTMFAGYDNVWKNTAVRTGTTWTQISSFGGTSNITDLAFAPSNSNVMYVSREGTDKFYSTNNALAGSPTWTNLTGSLPVALTPKDIEIDPADPTHLFIALGNDIYESTNSGSSWTNFSGTLPNISLNTIVIDKDSSVKAMYVGMDVGVYYRDNTMSDWSPYSTGLANVEITELEIHYNNVECKSTIYAGTYGQGLWKGDLKDPGNLAPKACFYASSTNGCVGNTFILIDNSDFTPTSWAWTITPATFVYVNSTSSTSQNPEIQFTAPGNYTIALTATNGIGNDVKTNTSYIQVAAGSVATSFNDDFESTALCGTASDCATTVCSLGGLWSNLTNGSQDNIDWRIDENGTPSTGTGPSVDFNPGTATGNYAYIEASSCSSQTAILESQCVLLDDKYDFVFAYHMYGTSIGSLHIDLFVNGAWVEDFVPALSGDKGNTWFVSTTELYEYEGQTIKLRIRGITGTGFASDIAIDDLKFVPKCSESTTWNGTTWSNGTASATKSVIFTGNYTSSTDLEACSIVITNNAQVTFNSGNTLIVDGDVTVDAGAVLTIENNSALRQIDDTAINTGAVIIKRNATAMNRQDYTAWSSPVNGQQLQSFSPNTVSTRFYEYLYTGTTTPTAYQSVNATTNFMPGKGYMIRADNTYTVSTVFNGEFSGVLLNGVINQSIGSGYNLIGNPYASPISANVFLSDNSNIETLYFWTNTTAATGGAYPQNNFAAYNSGTGGVGAYASAKIPNGTIQTGQGFYIQTSSASTAVFNNNQRVNASTSTQFFRNSNDISSIERNRIWLNLNDSNVSYNQILVGYIEGATNGVDSQMDGKTLDNSKSMIYNLLNNEAYVIQGKMLPFDIDDVVVLGLKTLTQGNYSISLEEVDGLFTSQDVFLKDNYTNIIHDIKQSDYSFFTQVGTFEDRFELVYKSGALSSEDFELNGSILVYSDVNNVNLNASEEIKSVEVFDLLGRLLFQNNNVGQRLFTISSLQTNKQALFVKIKLMSGQEMTKKIIH is encoded by the coding sequence ATGAAAAAAATTTTACTAGTAATTGTGGTTTTTTTTATGTCGCTTCTTGGTTTTTCACAAAACCAATGGCAAAATAAAATGTCAGATAGAAATGAAAATTTTTATTCAATTGAAAGAGATTTTGAAATATATAAAAGTATAAATATTGGGGAATCAAAAGTAATCCCAAAAGGCTTAGGTATTAAGCAGTTTGAAAGATGGCGTTATTATTGGAAAAATCGTGTTGATGTTAATGGGAATTTTCCTGTTGATGGTAATACATTAAATGAGATTGAGAACTATAAAAGCCGTCAATTGAATGCTAGATATGCTTCTGGAACAGGTAATTGGACTATTTTAGGGCCTACACCAGTCCCTTCAAATGGTACTGGGCAATTAAATGGTAGTGGAAGACTTAATTGTATAGCTTTTCATCCTACCGACCCTAATGTAATTTATGTTGGTGCTCCAGCCGGTGGTTTTTGGAAGTCTTCAGATAATGGAGTAACATGGACTGAATATTCAAATGGTTTAGTTCGTTTGGGAGTTTCAAGTATTGTTGTTAATCCGTCAAACCCTGATATTATTTATATAGGAACAGGTGACAGGGACGCCGGAGATGCACCTGGTTATGGGGTTTGGAGAAGTACTGATGGTGGGGTTACATGGATTTCTCATAATTCAGGAATGGGAAATAGAACGGTCAATGAAATTGTAATGGATCCTTTAGATTCAAATAAAATGTATGCTGCTTGTAGTAATGGTTATATTTACAAAACTACTGATGGAGGGTCTAATTGGACAAATTCTTCTTTTTTAGGCGATAATCCTAAAGATATTGCTTTACATCCTACAAATTCAAATATTATTTATGTTGGTACATATAACGGAGGTGAATTTCATCGTTCTACAGATGGAGGAGTAAACTTTACTCAAATAACAAGTGGTTTAGGCACAACAGGTAACCGCTTGGCTTTAGCTGTATCTCCAAATCAACCTAATTGGGTTTATGCTTTAGTTGGAGGTTCTTCTGGATTGATTGGTATTTATCGTTCAGAAGACAGTGGCCTTAACTTTGCGACCAGAACTACAACTCCTAATGTTTTAGGATATGATACAACAGGAGGAACAGGTAGTCAATCGTTTTATGATTTAGTTATCGCTGCTGACCCTACAAATGCTGATATAATTTATACTGGAGGTGTAAATATATGGAAGTCCATTAATGGAGGGTCTACTATGAGTTGTGTTTCTTATTGGGTTGGAACAAGTGGAAGTATTGATGGTGTACATGCTGATCAACATGCTTTAGAATTTTCTCCATATACAAATGCCGTCTATTCAGGTAATGACGGTGGTTTATATGTTACTTCAGATGGCGCAGTAAATTGGGACGACCTAAGTAGTGGACTTGCAATTGCACAATTATATAAAATTGGAGTATCACAAACAGTTGCTGATTTAGTAATTAATGGACATCAAGATAATGGTACTTCAATAAGTAGAGGTACAAATTTTATAACAGAAATTGGTGGTGACGGTATGGAATGTATAATAGATCCAACAGATGACAACTATATGTATGGTGCTTTGTACTATGGTGATATTCGTAGATCTACAAATGGAGGAACTTCTTTTGGAGGTATGTCATATCCAATTACAGAACAAGGCGGATGGGTAACACCTTATAAATTAGATCCAAATAATGCAAATACAATGTTTGCAGGTTATGATAATGTTTGGAAGAATACAGCAGTGCGTACAGGGACAACTTGGACTCAAATATCAAGTTTTGGTGGCACAAGTAACATAACTGATTTAGCTTTTGCACCTTCAAATAGTAATGTAATGTATGTTTCTAGAGAAGGAACAGATAAGTTTTACAGTACAAATAATGCATTGGCAGGTTCTCCTACATGGACAAACTTAACCGGAAGCCTGCCTGTAGCTTTAACACCTAAGGATATTGAAATTGATCCTGCAGATCCAACTCATTTATTTATTGCTTTAGGTAATGATATTTATGAATCTACAAATAGTGGTAGTAGTTGGACTAATTTTTCTGGAACTTTACCAAACATCTCTTTAAATACAATTGTTATTGATAAAGATAGTTCTGTTAAAGCAATGTATGTAGGTATGGATGTTGGTGTATACTATAGAGATAATACAATGTCAGATTGGTCGCCATATTCAACTGGTTTAGCAAATGTTGAAATTACAGAATTAGAAATTCATTACAATAATGTAGAATGTAAAAGCACAATTTATGCTGGAACATATGGGCAGGGTTTGTGGAAAGGAGATTTAAAAGACCCCGGAAACCTTGCTCCTAAGGCTTGTTTTTATGCTAGTTCTACAAATGGATGTGTTGGAAATACTTTTATATTAATTGATAATTCTGACTTTACGCCGACATCTTGGGCTTGGACAATTACACCAGCTACTTTTGTTTATGTAAATAGTACTTCATCAACTTCTCAAAATCCAGAAATTCAATTTACAGCACCTGGAAACTATACAATTGCATTAACTGCAACAAATGGAATAGGTAATGATGTTAAAACTAATACATCTTATATTCAGGTAGCTGCCGGAAGTGTTGCTACTAGTTTTAATGATGATTTTGAATCAACGGCATTGTGTGGTACAGCTTCTGATTGTGCTACAACTGTTTGTTCTTTAGGTGGGCTTTGGTCAAATTTAACAAATGGATCTCAAGATAATATTGACTGGAGAATAGATGAAAATGGCACGCCTTCTACAGGAACAGGTCCTTCTGTTGATTTTAATCCTGGAACAGCTACTGGCAATTATGCTTATATAGAAGCATCTTCGTGTTCTTCTCAAACTGCAATTTTAGAAAGTCAATGTGTATTATTAGATGACAAATATGATTTTGTTTTTGCATATCACATGTATGGAACTAGTATTGGAAGTTTACATATAGATTTATTTGTTAATGGAGCTTGGGTTGAAGATTTTGTTCCTGCTTTATCAGGAGATAAAGGAAATACATGGTTTGTATCAACAACTGAGTTATATGAATACGAAGGTCAAACAATTAAATTAAGAATTAGAGGAATTACAGGAACTGGTTTTGCCTCTGATATTGCTATTGATGATTTAAAATTTGTACCAAAATGTTCTGAGTCTACAACTTGGAATGGAACAACCTGGTCAAATGGAACTGCATCAGCTACAAAAAGTGTAATTTTTACAGGAAATTATACTTCTTCAACTGATTTAGAAGCATGTTCTATAGTCATAACAAATAATGCTCAAGTTACTTTTAATTCTGGAAACACTTTAATTGTTGATGGAGATGTTACTGTTGATGCTGGTGCAGTTCTAACAATTGAAAACAACTCTGCATTACGTCAAATAGATGATACAGCAATTAATACGGGCGCTGTTATTATAAAAAGAAATGCAACGGCAATGAACAGACAAGATTATACCGCATGGTCATCTCCAGTAAACGGACAACAGTTACAGTCATTTTCACCTAATACAGTTTCAACACGTTTTTATGAGTATTTATATACTGGAACAACAACGCCTACAGCATATCAGTCAGTTAATGCAACAACTAATTTTATGCCTGGAAAAGGATATATGATTCGTGCAGATAATACTTATACCGTTTCTACAGTATTTAACGGAGAGTTTTCGGGTGTGCTATTAAATGGAGTCATTAATCAGTCAATTGGTTCAGGGTATAACCTTATAGGAAATCCATACGCATCACCAATAAGTGCAAATGTTTTTCTTAGTGATAATTCTAATATTGAAACATTATATTTTTGGACCAATACAACTGCAGCAACTGGCGGTGCATATCCTCAAAATAATTTTGCTGCATATAATTCTGGTACTGGTGGAGTTGGGGCTTATGCAAGTGCTAAAATTCCTAATGGTACAATTCAAACAGGGCAAGGTTTTTATATCCAAACTTCTTCTGCTTCAACAGCAGTTTTTAATAATAACCAAAGAGTAAACGCATCTACTAGCACACAATTTTTTAGAAATTCAAATGATATTAGTTCTATAGAACGTAATAGAATTTGGTTAAACCTGAACGATTCTAACGTGTCTTATAATCAAATATTAGTTGGTTATATTGAAGGAGCTACAAATGGAGTAGACTCTCAAATGGATGGAAAAACATTAGATAATTCTAAGTCAATGATTTATAATTTATTAAATAATGAAGCTTATGTTATTCAAGGGAAAATGTTACCATTTGATATTGATGATGTTGTTGTGTTAGGTTTAAAAACTTTAACACAAGGAAATTATTCAATATCATTAGAAGAAGTTGATGGATTATTTACAAGCCAAGATGTATTTTTAAAAGATAACTATACAAATATTATTCACGATATAAAGCAATCTGATTATTCGTTTTTTACGCAAGTAGGAACATTTGAAGATAGATTTGAATTGGTTTATAAAAGCGGAGCTTTAAGTAGTGAAGACTTTGAGTTGAATGGTTCGATACTCGTTTATTCTGATGTAAATAATGTAAATCTAAATGCTTCTGAAGAAATAAAAAGTGTAGAAGTGTTTGATTTATTAGGGAGATTATTGTTCCAAAATAATAATGTTGGCCAAAGACTATTCACGATTTCAAGTTTGCAAACAAACAAACAAGCACTTTTTGTAAAAATAAAATTAATGAGCGGTCAAGAAATGACTAAAAAAATTATTCATTAA
- a CDS encoding glycogen/starch synthase, protein MEDKRILYVSSEVVPYLAENEVSLQSYEFPKMINDLGGQIRIFMPRYGNINERRHQLHEVIRLSGMNLVVNDMDMPLIIKVASIPKERIQVYFIDNDEYFKRKATFTDEEGNLFSDNDERAIFFAKGVVETVKKLNWVPDVIHVHGWMASLLPLYLKHFYKNEGIFAETKIVTSVYGTGFEGELDGDLIDKVCFDNVSKEDAKLLERPSYDNLMKLTVDYSDAVIVGSEELSSDLTKYIESSGKPFLPFANKEEVQEKYTSFLKNQVL, encoded by the coding sequence ATGGAAGATAAGAGGATATTGTATGTATCATCTGAGGTGGTGCCTTATTTAGCGGAAAATGAAGTTTCTCTACAATCGTATGAATTTCCAAAAATGATTAACGATTTAGGAGGTCAAATTAGAATTTTTATGCCTAGATATGGGAATATTAATGAAAGAAGACATCAATTACATGAAGTAATCCGTTTATCAGGTATGAATCTTGTGGTTAATGATATGGATATGCCTTTAATTATTAAAGTTGCTTCTATACCTAAAGAAAGAATTCAAGTTTACTTTATTGATAATGACGAATATTTTAAACGAAAAGCAACTTTTACAGATGAGGAAGGGAATTTATTTTCTGATAATGACGAAAGAGCAATATTTTTTGCAAAGGGAGTTGTTGAAACAGTGAAAAAATTAAATTGGGTTCCAGATGTAATTCATGTTCACGGATGGATGGCGTCTTTATTACCTTTGTATCTAAAGCATTTCTATAAAAACGAAGGTATATTTGCTGAAACAAAAATTGTTACTTCGGTTTATGGTACTGGTTTTGAGGGGGAGTTAGATGGTGATTTAATAGATAAGGTTTGTTTTGATAATGTGTCAAAAGAAGATGCTAAATTGTTGGAAAGGCCGTCTTACGATAACTTAATGAAGTTAACGGTTGATTATTCAGATGCTGTTATTGTTGGTTCAGAGGAGCTTTCTTCAGATTTAACAAAATATATAGAAAGTTCAGGTAAACCTTTTTTACCTTTCGCCAATAAAGAAGAAGTTCAAGAAAAATATACTAGTTTTTTAAAAAATCAAGTACTATAA
- the atpD gene encoding F0F1 ATP synthase subunit beta — MSKVTGKVAKIIGPVVDVVFNSENTELPKIYDSLEITKTDGSKLVLEVQSHIGEDTVRTISMDSTDGLSRGTEVVSTGAPIQMPIGSEVFGRLFNVIGDAIDGLGDLPKDGSNGLSIHRPAPKFEDLSTATEVLFTGIKVIDLIEPYAKGGKIGLFGGAGVGKTVLIQELINNIAKGHGGLSVFAGVGERTREGNDLLREMLESGIIKYGDDFMHSMEDGGWDLSKVDKNIMKDSKATFVFGQMNEPPGARARVALSGLTIAEYFRDGAGDGQGKDVLFFVDNIFRFTQAGSEVSALLGRMPSAVGYQPTLATEMGVMQERITSTKTGSITSVQAVYVPADDLTDPAPATTFAHLDATTVLSRKIAELGIYPAVDPLDSTSRILTPEILGKDHYACAQRVKEILQRYKELQDIIAILGMEELSEDDKLVVSRARRVQRFLSQPFHVAEQFTGIPGVLVDIKETIKGFNMIMDGELDHLPEAAFNLKGSIEEAIEAGEKMLAEA; from the coding sequence ATGTCTAAAGTTACAGGAAAAGTTGCAAAAATTATTGGACCAGTTGTAGATGTGGTTTTTAACTCTGAAAACACTGAACTTCCAAAAATTTATGATTCATTAGAAATTACTAAAACTGACGGTTCAAAATTAGTATTAGAAGTTCAATCTCACATTGGTGAAGATACAGTTCGTACTATTTCGATGGATTCAACAGATGGTTTGTCTAGAGGTACTGAAGTTGTTTCAACTGGTGCTCCAATCCAAATGCCTATCGGTTCAGAAGTTTTTGGTCGTTTATTTAACGTAATCGGAGATGCAATTGATGGTTTAGGTGATTTACCTAAAGATGGTTCGAATGGTTTGTCTATCCATAGACCTGCGCCAAAATTCGAAGATTTATCAACTGCTACTGAAGTTTTATTTACAGGTATTAAAGTAATTGACTTAATTGAACCTTATGCAAAAGGAGGTAAAATTGGTTTATTCGGTGGTGCTGGGGTAGGTAAAACTGTATTAATTCAAGAATTAATTAATAATATAGCTAAAGGTCACGGTGGACTTTCTGTATTCGCAGGAGTTGGAGAAAGAACACGTGAAGGAAATGACCTTTTAAGAGAAATGTTAGAATCTGGTATTATTAAATACGGTGATGATTTCATGCACTCAATGGAAGATGGAGGATGGGATTTATCTAAAGTAGATAAAAACATCATGAAAGATTCTAAAGCGACTTTCGTATTCGGACAAATGAACGAGCCACCTGGAGCGCGTGCACGTGTTGCTTTGTCTGGTTTAACAATTGCTGAATATTTCCGTGATGGAGCAGGAGATGGGCAAGGAAAAGACGTTCTTTTCTTCGTAGATAATATCTTCCGTTTTACACAAGCTGGTTCTGAGGTTTCAGCTCTTTTAGGTCGTATGCCATCTGCGGTAGGTTATCAACCAACATTAGCAACTGAAATGGGTGTAATGCAAGAACGTATTACTTCTACAAAAACAGGGTCTATTACATCTGTACAAGCGGTTTACGTACCTGCGGATGACTTAACTGATCCGGCGCCAGCAACAACATTTGCTCACTTAGATGCAACAACAGTATTGTCTCGTAAAATTGCTGAGTTAGGGATTTATCCAGCGGTTGATCCTTTAGATTCTACTTCAAGAATCTTAACTCCAGAAATTTTAGGAAAAGATCATTATGCTTGTGCTCAAAGAGTAAAAGAAATATTACAACGTTACAAAGAATTACAAGATATTATTGCAATTTTAGGTATGGAAGAGTTGTCTGAAGATGATAAATTAGTAGTTTCTAGAGCACGTCGTGTACAACGTTTCTTGTCTCAACCATTCCATGTAGCTGAGCAATTTACTGGTATTCCTGGGGTATTAGTAGATATCAAAGAAACTATAAAAGGATTTAATATGATTATGGATGGTGAATTAGATCACTTGCCAGAAGCAGCGTTTAACCTTAAAGGTTCTATTGAAGAAGCTATCGAAGCTGGAGAGAAAATGTTAGCAGAAGCATAA
- a CDS encoding F0F1 ATP synthase subunit epsilon, which yields MILEIVSPEATLFKGEVTSVAVPGVNGEFQMLNNHASIVSLLIKGNVKINAQNIKIQKEFVSKFTKINEQTFWLPINSGTIEMNENKVIVLAD from the coding sequence ATGATTTTAGAAATAGTATCACCAGAAGCTACATTATTTAAAGGAGAAGTTACTTCGGTAGCGGTTCCTGGAGTAAACGGTGAATTCCAAATGTTAAATAATCACGCATCTATTGTGTCGTTATTGATTAAAGGGAATGTTAAAATAAACGCTCAGAATATTAAAATTCAAAAAGAATTTGTTTCTAAATTCACTAAAATTAACGAGCAAACATTTTGGTTGCCTATTAATTCAGGTACTATTGAAATGAATGAGAATAAAGTAATTGTTTTAGCTGACTAA
- a CDS encoding DUF4270 domain-containing protein: MKKIILGLTVLLSVTSLTSCDKDFNTIGSDIVGGNHFDLDKIDVQVSVETKITGPVQSNNLPINHLGIYSDPAFGITKAHFVSQLELTSENPIIGNAGTQVIDSVYIYIPYFVDSDETVTDTDGSSTFVLDSVYGYNEDAKFKLHVYENGYFIRNFDPTDNFLSAQKYYTNDKNSKIDPFKGSVLLNNSSDLSQNEEFFVSNKEIVIYETDGNGNYVDEDGVLVGQNDRVVKERKDPGIWLDLNKSFFEQKLFGTSASGKLYSNTVFKDFFRGLLFEVEEITPGVGTLATLDFSKAELKVLYKSENTITNTDGSTSTTTTSKNLTLGLGYNGTTRTANCINLIDYEFSSTYNAGLADTSGENLYIKGGSGSVVYIDIPLSDINALRDRDLLINEANLVFYINTTQMGAATQFEPERIYLFDATNNTPLLDYYSDTSTNSDTKRNKSSFGGIIEKDDQVNPKGIKYKVKITNHINRVLNGDSDENENIRIGLVVTENINLYSNAFVAANTTDRVPFGQVMSPLGTVLYGPNSPVIYTDPDTGVDTPLKLKLEIYYTEPTN, translated from the coding sequence ATGAAAAAGATTATTTTAGGTTTAACTGTTTTGCTATCAGTTACTTCATTAACATCATGTGATAAGGATTTTAATACAATTGGGTCTGATATTGTTGGTGGAAATCATTTTGATTTAGATAAAATTGATGTGCAGGTTTCTGTAGAAACAAAAATAACCGGCCCTGTCCAGTCAAATAATTTGCCAATTAATCATTTGGGTATTTATAGTGATCCAGCCTTCGGAATTACAAAAGCTCATTTTGTTAGTCAGTTAGAGTTAACTAGTGAAAATCCTATTATTGGAAATGCAGGTACTCAGGTTATTGATTCCGTTTACATTTATATACCTTATTTTGTTGATTCAGATGAAACTGTTACCGACACTGATGGATCAAGTACCTTTGTTTTAGATTCTGTATACGGGTACAATGAAGACGCTAAGTTTAAATTACATGTTTATGAAAACGGTTATTTTATAAGAAATTTTGATCCTACAGACAATTTTTTATCTGCTCAAAAATATTATACAAACGATAAAAATTCTAAAATTGATCCATTTAAAGGGTCTGTTCTTTTAAATAATAGTTCTGATTTGTCTCAAAACGAAGAATTTTTTGTTAGTAATAAAGAAATTGTTATTTATGAAACTGATGGGAATGGTAATTATGTTGATGAAGATGGAGTGTTGGTTGGTCAAAATGATAGAGTTGTAAAAGAAAGAAAGGATCCTGGTATTTGGTTGGATTTGAATAAGAGTTTTTTTGAACAAAAATTGTTTGGAACATCTGCCTCTGGTAAGTTATATAGCAATACAGTATTTAAGGACTTTTTTAGAGGATTACTTTTTGAGGTTGAAGAAATAACTCCTGGCGTTGGAACCCTTGCTACACTTGATTTTTCTAAAGCAGAGTTGAAGGTGTTGTATAAATCTGAGAATACAATTACTAATACAGATGGTTCAACTAGTACTACAACTACAAGTAAAAATTTAACTTTGGGGCTTGGTTATAATGGAACTACTAGAACTGCTAATTGTATTAACTTAATTGATTATGAATTTAGTAGTACGTATAATGCCGGATTAGCCGATACTAGCGGTGAAAATTTATACATAAAAGGTGGTAGTGGATCTGTGGTTTATATTGATATTCCCTTGTCGGATATTAATGCCTTAAGGGACAGAGATTTGTTGATAAATGAAGCTAACTTGGTTTTTTATATTAATACAACACAAATGGGCGCCGCAACTCAATTTGAGCCTGAAAGAATTTATCTTTTTGATGCAACAAATAATACTCCTCTATTGGATTATTATTCAGATACCTCTACAAATTCAGATACTAAAAGAAATAAAAGTTCTTTTGGCGGTATTATAGAGAAAGATGATCAAGTCAATCCAAAAGGAATTAAATATAAAGTAAAAATAACAAATCATATAAATAGAGTTTTAAATGGAGACTCTGATGAAAATGAAAACATAAGAATAGGTCTTGTTGTTACTGAGAATATAAATTTATATTCTAATGCTTTTGTAGCGGCTAATACCACTGATAGGGTGCCTTTTGGGCAAGTTATGAGTCCATTAGGAACTGTTTTATATGGTCCAAATAGTCCTGTTATATATACTGATCCTGATACTGGAGTCGATACTCCTTTAAAATTAAAACTTGAAATTTATTATACAGAACCTACAAACTAA
- the glmS gene encoding glutamine--fructose-6-phosphate transaminase (isomerizing), with protein MCGIVGYIGHRDAYPVIIKGLHRLEYRGYDSAGLVLFDGEKLKLSKTKGKVSDLELICEKENTKIGKVGMGHTRWATHGVPNDVNSHPHFSNSGKLVIIHNGIIENYEPIKKELIKRGYTFKSDTDTEVLINLIEDVKKKDNIGLGKAVQIALNQVVGAYAIAVIDVEKPNEIIAARLGSPLAIGVGEDEFFVASDASPFIEYTSNAIYLEDEEMAIIRLHKPMKVRKIKDDTLVDPYIQELQMNLEQIEKGGYDHFMMKEIYEQPSVIKDTYRGRLLANKGIIRMAGVEDNLEKFLNADRIIIIACGTSWHAGLVAEYVIEEFARIPVEVEYASEFRYRNPIINKNDVVIAISQSGETADTLAAIKLAKQNGAFVFGVCNVVGSSISRETHAGAYTHAGPEIGVASTKAFTTQITVLTLIALRLAKANGKMSNSNYQRYLLELEMMPEKVTEALKSNDVAKEIASIYKDSSNCLYLGRGYNFPVALEGALKLKEISYIHAEGYPAAEMKHGPIALIDESMPVVVIAPNQGHYDKVVSNIQEIKSRSGKIIAVVTKGDTQVRALADHVIEIPEATEALTPLLTTIPLQLLSYHIAVMRECNVDQPRNLAKSVTVE; from the coding sequence ATGTGTGGAATTGTTGGATATATTGGACATAGGGATGCTTACCCTGTAATTATTAAAGGGTTGCATAGACTAGAGTATAGGGGTTATGATAGTGCAGGACTCGTTTTGTTTGATGGTGAAAAATTAAAACTATCTAAAACAAAAGGTAAAGTCTCTGACCTGGAGTTGATATGTGAAAAAGAAAACACTAAAATAGGTAAAGTAGGAATGGGGCATACACGTTGGGCTACTCATGGTGTTCCAAATGATGTAAATTCTCACCCTCATTTTTCAAATTCAGGTAAATTGGTAATTATTCATAATGGAATTATTGAAAATTATGAGCCAATAAAAAAGGAATTAATAAAAAGAGGTTATACTTTTAAATCTGATACTGATACTGAAGTCTTAATTAATCTTATTGAAGATGTTAAGAAAAAAGATAATATCGGTCTAGGTAAGGCTGTTCAGATAGCTCTTAATCAGGTAGTTGGCGCTTATGCGATTGCTGTTATAGATGTAGAAAAACCAAATGAAATTATCGCAGCTCGATTAGGTAGTCCATTAGCTATTGGTGTTGGTGAAGATGAATTTTTTGTTGCTTCAGACGCTTCTCCATTTATTGAATATACTTCAAATGCTATTTATTTAGAAGATGAAGAAATGGCAATTATTAGACTTCATAAACCTATGAAGGTTCGAAAAATAAAAGATGATACTTTGGTTGATCCTTATATTCAAGAGCTGCAAATGAATTTGGAGCAAATTGAAAAAGGAGGTTATGACCATTTCATGATGAAAGAAATTTATGAACAACCGAGTGTAATTAAAGATACATATAGAGGTAGGCTTCTTGCAAATAAAGGAATTATTCGTATGGCTGGAGTTGAAGATAATCTTGAAAAATTCCTAAATGCCGATAGAATTATAATAATAGCTTGTGGTACTTCATGGCACGCAGGTTTAGTTGCGGAATATGTAATTGAAGAGTTTGCTAGAATACCTGTTGAAGTTGAATATGCTTCAGAATTTAGGTATAGAAATCCTATTATAAACAAAAATGATGTTGTAATTGCAATTTCTCAATCAGGGGAAACGGCAGATACTTTAGCTGCAATTAAGTTGGCTAAACAAAACGGAGCCTTTGTTTTTGGGGTTTGTAATGTAGTTGGTTCGTCAATTTCAAGAGAAACTCATGCAGGTGCTTATACACATGCTGGTCCTGAAATTGGTGTAGCGTCAACAAAAGCGTTTACAACTCAAATTACAGTATTAACTTTAATAGCATTACGATTAGCAAAAGCAAATGGTAAAATGTCTAATTCAAATTATCAAAGATATTTGTTAGAATTAGAAATGATGCCAGAAAAAGTTACTGAAGCGTTAAAATCAAATGATGTAGCTAAAGAAATTGCGTCTATTTATAAAGATTCGTCGAATTGTTTATATTTAGGAAGAGGATATAACTTTCCTGTTGCATTAGAAGGAGCTTTAAAATTAAAAGAAATTTCTTACATTCATGCTGAAGGTTATCCTGCTGCTGAAATGAAACATGGTCCAATTGCTTTAATTGATGAGTCAATGCCTGTAGTTGTAATTGCTCCTAATCAAGGGCATTATGATAAGGTGGTTAGTAATATTCAGGAAATTAAATCAAGAAGCGGAAAAATTATTGCTGTTGTTACCAAAGGTGATACACAAGTTAGAGCGTTAGCAGATCATGTAATAGAAATTCCTGAAGCAACAGAAGCTTTAACACCGTTGCTTACAACAATTCCATTACAATTATTATCATATCATATAGCAGTAATGCGAGAATGTAATGTAGATCAACCTCGTAATTTAGCTAAATCTGTTACAGTAGAATAA